In Vibrio neptunius, the following are encoded in one genomic region:
- a CDS encoding PEGA domain-containing protein, with amino-acid sequence MITRRIPALLIALSPIWVSTSVFAETADSADPVAAIDAKLENKQSELQALSTEFEGESDRLQQLRTELTKYQREEQELNAKRNRAKSALDKQYNRLLDDPEVDLLSFQQEYQQAWSSVKENQTQILEQEQTITEQEMRLSQIKQKRSRINSELSYLKEQKVEARVKRLDAELRESDVLNTAFKTTCSATMTLGECTNQGKYLTKQRAVNTFKAKLLDGLTEATLAKQNLKGVQLNVFVQESQIIRSGFEGNNSYFTEMQAQLQARPEASAACKLLNVSSRYCLNGAQVTKKDQSSSNKEKSWANITVRSDQYEDRVTINGVNYGSTPVEVVLPRGKHQFTVSKDGYQTYNRTIAVNGNDTVWVKLRPDSDI; translated from the coding sequence ATGATAACACGTCGCATCCCAGCGCTTTTAATTGCGCTAAGCCCTATATGGGTATCGACTTCGGTTTTTGCGGAAACGGCTGACTCTGCCGATCCTGTCGCAGCTATCGATGCTAAGTTAGAAAACAAACAAAGTGAACTACAAGCGTTAAGCACTGAGTTCGAAGGTGAATCCGATCGTTTACAACAGCTTAGGACTGAACTGACTAAATACCAGCGTGAAGAGCAAGAGCTCAACGCGAAACGCAACCGCGCTAAGTCTGCACTGGACAAACAATATAATCGCCTGTTAGACGACCCGGAAGTTGATCTACTTTCTTTCCAGCAAGAGTACCAACAAGCGTGGTCTTCGGTGAAAGAAAACCAAACACAGATTCTTGAGCAAGAGCAAACCATTACAGAACAGGAAATGCGTTTGTCTCAGATCAAACAGAAACGCTCTCGCATTAACTCCGAGTTGTCTTATCTCAAAGAACAGAAAGTAGAAGCGCGCGTTAAACGACTCGATGCGGAACTGCGCGAAAGTGACGTTCTCAACACTGCGTTTAAAACTACGTGTTCTGCAACCATGACGCTAGGTGAATGTACCAATCAGGGTAAATACCTAACCAAGCAACGTGCGGTGAATACCTTCAAAGCTAAGCTGCTTGATGGTCTGACGGAAGCAACCCTTGCTAAACAAAATCTAAAGGGCGTTCAGCTCAATGTGTTTGTTCAGGAAAGCCAAATTATTCGTTCGGGCTTCGAAGGCAACAACAGTTACTTTACTGAAATGCAAGCACAATTGCAGGCTCGTCCAGAAGCTTCAGCCGCTTGTAAATTACTGAATGTCTCGTCGCGTTACTGTCTAAATGGTGCACAAGTGACCAAAAAAGACCAAAGCAGCAGTAACAAAGAGAAAAGCTGGGCAAACATTACCGTTCGCTCCGACCAGTATGAAGATCGCGTCACCATTAATGGCGTAAACTATGGAAGCACACCTGTCGAAGTTGTCCTTCCTAGAGGCAAACATCAGTTCACAGTCTCTAAAGATGGTTATCAAACATACAACCGAACTATAGCCGTTAATGGCAATGACACAGTATGGGTCAAGTTACGTCCTGACTCAGATATTTAA
- a CDS encoding KilA-N domain-containing protein encodes MPNLTILSKDIRLLDNLYSLNDLHKASGRAPKHQPALFMQNQQTKALIYEIEGDLGIPRSVVTQRGGANRGTWVCKELVYSYAMWISPKFHLQVIRAFDAMVTAPLQGVTLSEKQARFAQCTFNQMDKLKARYQLTRQQHQVMVEQVAAMRTFCDQMEANLKSFKSDLDGDLDIVNHIHLYKGMVLEYQGARELKDFIERGH; translated from the coding sequence ATGCCAAATCTAACCATTCTATCTAAAGATATTCGTTTACTCGATAACTTGTACTCGTTAAATGATTTACATAAAGCGAGTGGTAGAGCACCTAAGCACCAACCAGCTCTGTTTATGCAGAACCAACAAACAAAAGCACTCATCTACGAAATTGAAGGTGATCTAGGAATTCCTAGATCAGTAGTGACACAGCGGGGCGGAGCAAACCGAGGAACTTGGGTCTGCAAAGAACTGGTCTATTCCTACGCCATGTGGATCAGCCCTAAATTCCATCTGCAAGTGATTCGCGCTTTTGATGCCATGGTCACTGCCCCACTACAAGGTGTGACTCTCAGCGAAAAACAGGCGCGTTTCGCCCAATGCACCTTCAACCAAATGGACAAGCTGAAAGCGCGCTATCAGCTCACCAGACAGCAGCATCAAGTGATGGTGGAACAAGTTGCGGCAATGCGCACTTTCTGCGACCAAATGGAAGCTAACCTGAAAAGTTTTAAGTCCGACTTAGACGGTGATTTAGATATCGTGAACCATATTCATTTATACAAAGGAATGGTTCTAGAATATCAGGGCGCGAGAGAGCTGAAGGACTTCATCGAACGTGGTCATTAG
- a CDS encoding 1-pyrroline-5-carboxylate dehydrogenase, which produces MVHQVTRFSDAFSAWENWNLTNFDSKSECLLAFKQALHSRQPNLASVMGYHIEHASAMLAETHQLVGPTGETNELYTAGRGVALIIQDESSQSVQQATIAQVTAALIAGNSVILCSDDTQLTQNLEAAYTQSSLPMNLLQFASLDAYHQLLESDVRSVGYIGNQEVEQTINRQLAKRSGAIVGLVSETDVTAIPVAHDPYLSLRFITERTRTINITAVGGNATLLELGSEAH; this is translated from the coding sequence ATGGTTCATCAAGTCACTCGTTTTTCTGATGCTTTTTCAGCGTGGGAAAACTGGAATCTAACTAACTTTGATTCGAAAAGTGAGTGTTTACTTGCTTTCAAGCAGGCTTTGCATTCTAGACAGCCGAACTTAGCGTCTGTAATGGGATACCATATTGAACACGCCTCAGCAATGTTGGCTGAAACGCATCAACTGGTAGGCCCTACTGGGGAAACAAACGAACTGTATACTGCAGGTCGAGGTGTAGCACTCATCATTCAAGATGAGTCGTCACAGTCAGTACAACAAGCAACGATTGCACAGGTGACTGCTGCATTGATTGCGGGTAACAGTGTCATCTTATGTAGTGATGACACGCAACTTACTCAAAATTTGGAAGCTGCCTATACGCAGTCTTCTTTACCTATGAACCTATTACAATTTGCTTCTCTTGATGCTTATCATCAATTGTTGGAGTCAGATGTACGTAGTGTCGGATATATAGGGAATCAAGAGGTTGAGCAAACAATCAACCGTCAATTAGCGAAACGTTCAGGTGCAATTGTTGGCCTAGTTTCTGAAACGGATGTGACAGCGATTCCGGTCGCACACGATCCATACCTATCGCTTCGCTTTATCACAGAGCGGACGAGAACAATAAATATAACAGCAGTGGGTGGTAACGCGACCTTGCTCGAGCTTGGGAGTGAAGCCCACTAA
- a CDS encoding AraC family transcriptional regulator yields MLGDDAKLLSPKPAELVTLPSYMDCHDHSYTQIVIGLKGQAEFEVSGFGNLVGPGQGCVVTSGSGHAFGGVVGQSDILVLNMPVPSEGDPLMLQKLNEINQRDTYFQLDVQIQKLIQMLVAEMYSSPEDLLLSRACNDTVIALLQRHMSTFVTPHKASRFDLEAIDRYIEQHLSQKISVAQLAGSVFLGESQFHHLFKEQMGITPHQYVLGKRIDMAKSLIEKGHLSLGQVAELTGFSGQSTFTHTFSRLQGMSPSSYKKQFG; encoded by the coding sequence ATTTTGGGCGATGATGCCAAACTTTTGTCACCCAAGCCTGCTGAGCTGGTGACATTACCATCTTATATGGACTGTCATGACCATAGTTATACTCAGATCGTCATTGGCCTGAAAGGGCAAGCAGAATTTGAGGTTAGCGGTTTTGGTAACTTGGTCGGGCCTGGTCAGGGTTGCGTTGTGACGTCTGGCTCAGGTCATGCTTTTGGTGGCGTGGTGGGCCAGTCTGACATTCTGGTATTGAATATGCCGGTTCCATCAGAGGGGGATCCTTTGATGCTACAAAAGCTGAATGAAATCAATCAGCGCGATACCTACTTTCAGCTTGATGTTCAAATCCAGAAACTGATACAGATGCTAGTCGCGGAAATGTACTCTAGCCCAGAAGACTTGCTTCTTAGTCGCGCGTGCAATGACACGGTGATTGCTCTTCTGCAGCGCCATATGTCGACATTTGTCACCCCTCACAAAGCGTCTCGTTTCGATCTGGAGGCGATTGACCGCTACATAGAACAGCATTTGAGTCAGAAGATATCTGTTGCTCAATTGGCTGGTAGTGTGTTTCTTGGAGAGAGTCAGTTTCATCATCTATTTAAAGAACAAATGGGTATCACACCTCACCAATATGTCTTGGGTAAGCGCATTGACATGGCGAAATCCTTGATTGAAAAAGGCCACCTCTCATTGGGCCAGGTCGCTGAACTAACAGGCTTTTCTGGGCAAAGCACTTTCACCCATACATTTTCTCGTCTGCAAGGTATGTCTCCCTCCAGTTACAAGAAACAATTTGGTTAA
- the putA gene encoding bifunctional proline dehydrogenase/L-glutamate gamma-semialdehyde dehydrogenase PutA: protein MFTATDVLNAEFVEQPLDKLWSLISPLYMVDESQWLEQLLPLAIPTDAEKAQISDKTTQLIESIRADKKSIQMIDALLLEYSLDTQEGILLMCLAEALMRIPDSATADALIRDKLSVADWKSHLKNSDSVFVNASTWGLMLTGKVVGLSEAESQSPVSAVNRLVSKMSEPVIRKAMHQAMKVMGHQFVLGRSIAEAQKNGRTMRDKGFTYSYDMLGEAALTTADANKYFKDYLMAIEAVGRDKYGLDTSPAPSVSIKLSALHPRYEVANEERVLTELADTLMQLLRRAVELDVAITIDAEEADRLELSLKLFEKVYRSDLVKGWGKFGLVIQAYSKRALPVLVWINGLAKEQGDLIPLRLVKGAYWDSEIKWSQQAGYDNYPVYTRKEATDVAYLACARFLLSENVRGNIFPQFASHNAQTVTSIAVMAQHKDYEFQRLHGMGDSLYNHAMEAYQQSVRIYAPVGSHKDLLPYLVRRLLENGANSSFVHRLVDARCPVETLTQHPVDMLKAFDTLNNAKIPLPPQVFPERQNSYGVNLDIESEVKPFEQSVESFLKNQWRAGPIINGQGHAESMIKENINVEAVTAPYDRRIEVGQVAFATLDHVSAAIDGAQQAFAEWQTSDKAQRAAMLDKLAELLEANLAELVALCHQEAGKTIHDSIDEVREAVDFCRYYAKQVDALGEIRLDGFDGQARTIYRQGRGVFVCISPWNFPLAIFLGQITAALVAGNTVVAKPAEQTSLIAARAVELMNEAGFPAGTIQLLPGRGAEIGSALTSHPAIAGVAFTGSTATAQRINQTLASRDAAPVPFIAETGGQNAMIVDSTALPEQVVRDVIRSAFASAGQRCSALRVLYVQEDIADRIVALIQGAMQELSVGLPYLHSTDVGPVIDTTAKTKLVKHIERMTATEKKVAELTLGEEHQHGDFVAPSAFEIRDIACLEEEQFGPILHIVRFKANELHQIVERINSTGFGLTMGIHSRNETTYRWIEKHARVGNCYINRDQVGAVVGVQPFGGQGLSGTGPKAGGPHYLFRFTQTSFS from the coding sequence ATGTTTACAGCAACTGATGTGTTGAATGCCGAGTTTGTCGAGCAGCCGCTTGATAAGTTATGGTCATTGATCTCGCCACTTTACATGGTGGACGAATCCCAATGGCTTGAACAACTGTTGCCTCTGGCAATCCCTACTGATGCTGAAAAAGCACAAATTAGCGACAAGACCACCCAGCTTATCGAATCGATTCGTGCTGATAAGAAATCAATCCAGATGATTGACGCCTTGCTACTTGAATACAGCCTAGATACTCAAGAAGGCATTTTGTTGATGTGTCTTGCCGAAGCTTTGATGCGTATCCCTGACTCTGCAACGGCTGATGCGCTGATCCGAGATAAGCTGAGTGTTGCCGATTGGAAATCTCACCTAAAGAATTCAGATTCTGTATTTGTTAATGCGTCGACATGGGGTTTGATGCTGACGGGTAAAGTGGTGGGTTTGTCAGAAGCTGAGTCACAAAGCCCTGTTTCTGCGGTTAACCGCTTAGTCAGTAAGATGTCGGAGCCAGTTATCCGTAAAGCGATGCATCAGGCGATGAAAGTGATGGGGCACCAGTTCGTTCTAGGACGAAGTATTGCCGAAGCGCAGAAAAACGGTCGCACCATGCGTGATAAAGGCTTTACCTATTCCTACGATATGTTAGGTGAAGCTGCACTGACGACAGCAGATGCGAATAAATACTTCAAAGATTACCTGATGGCGATTGAAGCGGTTGGCCGCGACAAATATGGCTTAGACACTAGCCCTGCGCCTTCAGTGTCTATCAAGTTGTCAGCCTTGCACCCACGCTACGAAGTGGCCAACGAAGAACGTGTTCTGACGGAATTAGCGGATACTTTGATGCAACTTCTTCGCCGAGCGGTTGAGCTTGATGTTGCTATCACCATCGATGCGGAAGAAGCCGACCGTCTTGAACTATCGCTGAAGTTATTCGAGAAAGTATATCGCAGCGACCTAGTGAAAGGTTGGGGCAAGTTTGGTTTGGTGATTCAGGCCTATTCAAAACGTGCACTGCCTGTATTGGTTTGGATTAACGGCTTGGCAAAAGAGCAGGGAGATTTGATCCCTCTGCGTCTAGTGAAAGGCGCGTACTGGGATAGTGAGATCAAATGGTCTCAGCAAGCTGGTTACGATAACTATCCCGTTTACACTCGCAAAGAGGCGACGGATGTTGCTTACTTAGCGTGTGCGCGATTCCTACTTTCTGAGAATGTGCGTGGTAACATCTTCCCTCAATTTGCGAGCCACAACGCTCAGACGGTGACGTCTATTGCAGTCATGGCTCAGCACAAAGATTACGAATTCCAGCGCTTGCACGGTATGGGTGATTCCCTGTACAACCACGCGATGGAAGCGTATCAGCAATCTGTGCGTATCTACGCGCCAGTCGGCAGCCACAAAGATCTGTTGCCGTATTTGGTTCGTCGCCTTCTTGAAAACGGTGCAAACAGTTCGTTTGTACACCGCTTAGTCGACGCCCGTTGCCCGGTAGAAACGCTGACTCAGCACCCCGTCGATATGCTAAAAGCGTTCGATACCTTGAACAACGCTAAGATACCACTGCCTCCGCAGGTCTTCCCTGAGCGCCAAAACTCTTATGGTGTGAACCTGGATATTGAATCAGAAGTCAAACCATTTGAGCAGTCTGTCGAAAGCTTCTTGAAGAATCAGTGGCGGGCAGGTCCGATCATCAATGGTCAGGGTCATGCCGAAAGCATGATCAAGGAAAACATCAATGTTGAAGCGGTAACTGCGCCTTATGATCGCCGCATTGAGGTGGGTCAGGTTGCCTTCGCAACTCTTGATCATGTTTCCGCTGCTATTGATGGTGCGCAGCAGGCGTTTGCTGAATGGCAGACCAGTGATAAAGCGCAGAGGGCGGCTATGCTGGACAAACTGGCAGAGCTGCTGGAAGCCAACCTTGCTGAACTTGTGGCTCTGTGCCACCAGGAAGCGGGTAAAACAATTCATGATAGCATTGATGAAGTTCGTGAAGCTGTCGACTTTTGTCGCTACTACGCTAAGCAGGTCGACGCTTTGGGTGAAATCCGCCTAGACGGTTTTGATGGACAGGCACGTACAATATATCGTCAAGGGCGCGGCGTGTTTGTGTGTATCAGCCCTTGGAACTTCCCACTGGCGATTTTCCTCGGTCAAATTACAGCCGCTCTCGTCGCAGGCAACACTGTGGTCGCGAAGCCGGCAGAGCAAACCAGTTTGATTGCTGCCCGTGCCGTTGAGTTAATGAATGAAGCGGGCTTCCCAGCAGGCACGATTCAATTGTTGCCAGGTCGTGGTGCTGAAATTGGCTCAGCCTTAACCTCTCATCCTGCTATTGCTGGTGTCGCCTTTACCGGGTCAACGGCAACAGCGCAACGAATCAATCAAACCTTAGCGTCTCGTGATGCGGCGCCTGTCCCTTTCATCGCTGAAACGGGCGGCCAAAATGCAATGATTGTTGATAGTACTGCACTTCCTGAGCAGGTTGTACGTGATGTTATTCGTTCAGCGTTTGCCTCCGCAGGTCAGCGTTGTAGTGCTCTACGCGTCCTGTATGTGCAAGAAGACATTGCCGACCGCATCGTTGCACTGATTCAGGGTGCCATGCAAGAACTGAGCGTAGGCCTTCCTTATCTGCATTCCACGGATGTGGGACCAGTTATTGATACGACAGCAAAAACCAAATTAGTTAAGCATATTGAGCGTATGACGGCGACGGAAAAGAAAGTGGCTGAGTTGACTTTGGGTGAAGAACATCAACATGGTGATTTCGTGGCACCAAGTGCTTTTGAAATTCGCGATATTGCCTGTCTTGAAGAAGAGCAGTTTGGTCCAATTTTGCATATTGTCCGCTTTAAAGCGAACGAGCTTCATCAGATTGTTGAGCGTATTAACAGCACTGGTTTTGGTTTGACTATGGGTATTCATAGCCGCAATGAAACCACTTACCGCTGGATTGAAAAACATGCACGTGTGGGTAACTGCTACATCAATCGTGACCAGGTGGGGGCTGTTGTTGGTGTGCAACCATTCGGTGGTCAGGGCCTTTCAGGTACGGGGCCTAAAGCTGGCGGCCCGCACTACCTATTCCGCTTTACGCAAACTTCGTTTTCTTAA
- a CDS encoding DUF445 domain-containing protein has translation MNKSLLTNLLALALLAGGYQTDNQIAFYAGLFAFSGAITNWLAIHMLFEKVPGLYGSGVIPARFEEFKSAIKTLMMEQFFTEKNIDRFLNKEMSGKSLNLEPVLEKVDFNPTFDSLVNVIANSSFGSMLAMFGGAEALQPLKEPFVEKMQKAVVEISQSNVVKEALKSQLESPAMMEEIQANIENIIDQRLNELTPKLVKEIVQKMIKEHLGWLVVWGGVFGGLIGVASSFIA, from the coding sequence ATGAATAAAAGTTTACTGACCAATTTACTGGCACTGGCATTGCTGGCTGGTGGTTATCAAACCGACAACCAAATCGCGTTTTACGCTGGCCTGTTCGCTTTTTCTGGCGCTATTACCAATTGGCTGGCAATTCATATGCTGTTTGAGAAAGTTCCTGGACTTTACGGCTCAGGGGTCATTCCAGCCCGATTTGAAGAGTTTAAGAGTGCCATCAAAACCCTAATGATGGAGCAGTTCTTCACTGAGAAAAACATCGATCGATTCCTAAACAAGGAAATGTCAGGCAAGTCACTAAACCTTGAACCCGTACTAGAAAAAGTCGATTTCAATCCAACGTTTGATTCGCTAGTGAATGTGATTGCTAATTCTTCGTTTGGCAGCATGCTGGCCATGTTTGGTGGTGCAGAAGCCCTTCAACCATTAAAAGAGCCTTTTGTTGAGAAGATGCAGAAAGCCGTTGTTGAAATCAGTCAGAGTAACGTGGTTAAAGAAGCACTAAAAAGCCAACTTGAATCACCGGCTATGATGGAAGAAATTCAAGCGAACATTGAAAACATCATCGATCAGCGCCTCAATGAATTAACACCAAAACTGGTCAAAGAGATCGTTCAGAAAATGATTAAAGAGCACTTAGGCTGGTTGGTCGTTTGGGGCGGTGTTTTTGGTGGCCTGATTGGGGTCGCATCATCATTCATCGCTTAG
- a CDS encoding Lrp/AsnC ligand binding domain-containing protein: protein MDLDRIDREILRTLNLKGRLPVVELAKQVNLTTSPCSDRVKRLEKEGYIKGYHAELNPEKLGLDVQVFIHIRLDQTSFSIFEKFAKAVEDMPEIEECYSLSGDFDTMIKVRVKDMKAYQYFMSTKLGTLPGVIQTRSEVVIEEHKTSFGVNADLIATL, encoded by the coding sequence ATGGACTTAGATAGAATTGACCGTGAAATCCTTCGCACCCTAAATCTTAAAGGGCGCCTTCCTGTTGTCGAACTGGCTAAACAGGTGAACCTGACCACTTCTCCGTGTTCTGACCGCGTTAAACGACTGGAAAAAGAGGGTTATATCAAAGGTTATCACGCTGAACTGAATCCAGAAAAACTTGGCTTAGATGTGCAAGTTTTCATTCATATCCGTCTTGATCAGACCAGCTTTTCGATTTTTGAAAAGTTTGCCAAAGCCGTCGAAGATATGCCTGAGATCGAAGAGTGTTATTCGTTATCTGGTGACTTTGATACCATGATAAAAGTACGAGTCAAAGATATGAAGGCGTACCAGTATTTTATGTCAACCAAACTTGGCACTTTACCCGGGGTTATCCAGACGCGAAGCGAAGTGGTCATCGAAGAGCATAAAACCAGTTTTGGTGTGAATGCGGATTTGATCGCGACACTCTAG
- a CDS encoding BrnA antitoxin family protein → MNTPKKIESTVEAWEDGQLGRDEHFVEKVEIKSEIIDKSLELQLISIRLQNGLIEDLKNIAKIHGIGYQPLIKQVLKRFVDAELKMMLREKVAEETRKEAEEEAAKSEPIKACG, encoded by the coding sequence ATGAACACACCTAAGAAGATCGAAAGTACCGTTGAAGCATGGGAAGACGGTCAACTAGGCCGTGACGAACACTTTGTAGAAAAAGTAGAAATCAAGTCAGAGATAATTGATAAGTCTCTAGAATTACAGCTAATTTCGATTCGCCTACAAAACGGATTGATTGAAGACCTTAAAAATATCGCTAAAATTCATGGTATTGGCTACCAACCACTAATCAAACAAGTTCTCAAACGATTTGTAGATGCAGAGCTTAAAATGATGCTGCGTGAGAAAGTCGCAGAAGAAACGAGAAAAGAAGCGGAAGAAGAAGCAGCTAAAAGCGAACCGATTAAAGCTTGTGGCTAA
- a CDS encoding SUMF1/EgtB/PvdO family nonheme iron enzyme has protein sequence MRTGLPTLLLALSPCFISAIVLAQEARDPIVVLDQQLFDKHEELKAATRARDEQNAKFEEQQQVVAQLTKLAKSLDETLNEAKTSLENDYSRMIEDPNIDLAATQKKYQDAWSKVKQNQSQRLSGEQELQERQHQLDLANSAVEAIEQSIDVLDQNKLRARAERLQEELQQAHSLSVSFTNRCQADMTIAQCDRQTRDLALQKAVKQFQSELVATTSEPQVVKLNANKVPFNIHVLRSRAKESGFYDGVRYRSLMDVEMQARPTQSAACTLLGIDKQYCFEPETLNDKDTLVSNKEVAWVTLTIRSNLFDDKVAINGVNYGSTPVEVMLPVGPHMITVEKEGYRSFNRELTVRRDQNLRAVLVEKANPLREGDKFADSLGSGLQGPELSTILSGQYILGEHGSKQLQLKHPFGFGTTPVTVGQFKTFIDATNYQTDAELKNTCTAIVKGEVTPIAKGYWRNPGFKQASNSPVVCVSRNDAQAYANWLSSKTKHSYRLPSEDEWEIAARAGAETHYWWGDQFIPNQANTGWGGTPWSNKSTSPVNAFKPNRLGIYDTVGNIWQWTSDSRGLLKGGAWNFSPDMAAAHQQLSLSSSSAANYVGFRVVRDIN, from the coding sequence ATGCGAACTGGTTTACCAACGCTCCTTCTTGCTTTGTCACCTTGCTTCATCTCAGCTATTGTTTTGGCTCAGGAGGCTCGCGATCCTATTGTTGTTCTCGATCAACAGTTGTTTGACAAACATGAAGAGCTGAAAGCGGCAACACGAGCTCGGGATGAGCAAAATGCGAAATTTGAAGAGCAACAGCAGGTTGTCGCTCAGTTAACCAAGCTCGCCAAATCTCTGGACGAAACGCTAAACGAAGCCAAGACGAGCCTCGAAAACGATTACTCCAGAATGATTGAAGATCCTAATATTGATCTGGCTGCAACACAGAAAAAGTACCAAGACGCTTGGTCAAAAGTGAAACAGAATCAAAGTCAACGTCTATCTGGAGAACAAGAACTTCAAGAACGACAGCATCAATTGGATCTCGCCAATAGCGCAGTTGAAGCCATTGAACAAAGCATTGACGTTCTGGACCAGAACAAACTTCGTGCCCGCGCTGAACGCCTTCAGGAAGAACTCCAACAAGCGCATTCATTGTCCGTCAGCTTTACTAACCGCTGCCAAGCAGACATGACTATCGCTCAGTGTGACCGTCAGACACGTGACCTTGCCCTGCAAAAAGCCGTTAAACAATTTCAGTCAGAGCTGGTTGCCACGACCAGTGAACCACAAGTGGTTAAGTTAAATGCCAACAAGGTTCCTTTCAATATCCATGTACTCCGGTCTAGAGCCAAAGAATCTGGCTTTTATGATGGTGTTCGCTATCGAAGCCTGATGGATGTTGAAATGCAAGCTCGTCCGACACAAAGCGCTGCCTGTACGTTGCTCGGCATCGACAAGCAATATTGCTTTGAGCCAGAGACGTTAAATGACAAAGACACATTGGTAAGCAATAAAGAAGTCGCTTGGGTCACCTTAACGATTCGTTCAAACCTTTTTGATGATAAAGTCGCGATCAATGGCGTGAACTACGGCAGCACGCCTGTAGAAGTGATGCTTCCTGTCGGCCCACATATGATCACGGTCGAAAAAGAGGGTTATCGCTCCTTCAACCGTGAGTTGACCGTACGACGTGATCAAAACCTTCGTGCCGTATTGGTTGAAAAAGCCAACCCTCTACGCGAAGGGGATAAGTTTGCAGACTCTCTAGGCTCAGGCCTTCAAGGCCCTGAGCTCTCTACCATTCTTTCAGGTCAGTACATTCTTGGTGAACACGGTTCCAAACAGCTACAGCTTAAACACCCTTTTGGCTTCGGTACAACGCCCGTGACGGTTGGGCAATTCAAGACTTTTATTGATGCAACTAACTACCAAACGGATGCTGAATTAAAGAACACCTGTACCGCCATTGTTAAAGGCGAAGTGACACCAATTGCCAAAGGTTACTGGCGAAATCCTGGATTTAAACAGGCGTCAAACTCACCCGTTGTTTGTGTCAGTCGAAATGATGCGCAAGCCTATGCTAACTGGTTGAGCAGCAAAACGAAGCACAGTTACAGACTACCCAGTGAAGATGAGTGGGAAATTGCCGCCCGAGCGGGTGCTGAAACTCACTATTGGTGGGGAGACCAGTTTATTCCAAACCAAGCCAACACGGGCTGGGGAGGCACGCCTTGGTCAAACAAAAGCACTTCACCAGTCAACGCTTTCAAGCCTAATCGCTTAGGTATTTATGATACTGTAGGCAATATATGGCAATGGACAAGTGATAGCCGTGGGCTACTCAAAGGTGGTGCGTGGAACTTCTCTCCAGACATGGCAGCAGCGCATCAACAGCTTTCCTTATCAAGCTCGTCAGCGGCCAACTATGTTGGTTTCCGTGTGGTACGTGATATCAACTAA
- the pdxH gene encoding pyridoxamine 5'-phosphate oxidase, producing the protein MELEDIRREYSKGGLRRKDLKANPVEQFDLWLQQAIDAKLTDPTAMTVATVDEHGQPFQRIVLLKHVDAQGFVFYTNLGSRKAQQIEGNSRVSLHFPWHPLERQVHITGVAEKLSITENIKYFSSRPKESQLAAIASKQSSRISTRGVLEGKFLELKQKFAQGEIPVPSFWGGFRIKPESIEFWQGGDHRLHDRFLFSKAENEWHIDRLAP; encoded by the coding sequence ATGGAACTCGAAGACATCCGCCGTGAGTACAGCAAGGGTGGGTTACGCAGAAAAGACCTTAAAGCCAACCCAGTAGAGCAGTTTGACTTGTGGTTACAACAAGCGATTGACGCTAAGCTCACTGATCCGACGGCAATGACAGTGGCGACGGTCGACGAGCATGGTCAGCCTTTCCAGCGAATTGTGTTGCTCAAACATGTCGATGCACAGGGGTTTGTATTCTATACCAACCTAGGTAGCCGCAAAGCGCAGCAAATTGAAGGTAATTCGCGAGTCAGCTTACATTTTCCATGGCATCCACTCGAGCGTCAGGTTCACATTACGGGCGTCGCTGAAAAACTGAGTATTACAGAGAATATTAAGTACTTCTCTTCACGACCAAAAGAGAGTCAACTCGCTGCTATTGCGAGTAAACAAAGTAGTCGAATTTCGACTCGAGGAGTACTCGAAGGTAAGTTTTTGGAGCTAAAACAGAAGTTTGCACAAGGTGAGATCCCTGTTCCTTCTTTTTGGGGAGGGTTTCGCATTAAGCCTGAAAGTATTGAATTTTGGCAAGGTGGTGATCACCGTCTCCACGACAGATTCCTGTTTTCAAAAGCCGAGAATGAATGGCATATCGACCGACTCGCTCCTTAA